In a genomic window of Spirosoma agri:
- a CDS encoding sugar phosphate isomerase/epimerase family protein produces MPHSVTRRQLMATLTTAAGASFLPASAAPQPAEPSLAPLATPPPFILCLNMSTIRGHKLGLVKELETASKAGFKSVEIWIDSLQEYLKSGGTTADLRKRLADLTIRVENAIGFAPWIVDDEAVRAKGVDQLKREMELLAQIGCKRVATPSVGAQAPDAPVIDLRKAAERYRAILEVGDQTGVVPQLEMWGFAKNLTKLSDVMYVAVESGHPSARLLLDIYHMFKGGSSIDSLPLIGKPAIEVFHVNDYPANLTRQAIGDADRVYPGDGVAPIQETLKRIKDPNKSIVLSLEVFNKNYYAQDALTVAKTSMEKMKKMIAGV; encoded by the coding sequence ATGCCTCACTCCGTGACTCGTCGCCAACTAATGGCGACGCTGACTACTGCCGCCGGTGCGTCTTTTCTACCTGCTTCGGCAGCTCCGCAACCGGCTGAACCGTCGTTGGCTCCTCTGGCCACCCCGCCACCGTTCATCCTCTGCCTGAATATGAGCACCATTCGGGGCCACAAGCTTGGGTTGGTAAAGGAGTTAGAAACGGCCTCGAAAGCTGGGTTCAAATCCGTTGAAATATGGATCGACTCACTCCAGGAATACCTCAAATCAGGCGGAACCACGGCAGATTTGCGCAAGCGACTGGCTGATCTGACCATTCGCGTTGAGAATGCCATCGGCTTTGCGCCTTGGATTGTCGATGATGAAGCGGTTCGGGCCAAAGGTGTCGATCAGCTCAAACGCGAAATGGAACTGCTGGCTCAGATCGGCTGCAAGCGAGTGGCAACGCCATCGGTTGGCGCACAGGCTCCGGATGCGCCTGTCATCGACCTACGAAAAGCCGCTGAACGATACCGCGCGATTCTGGAAGTAGGTGATCAGACCGGAGTGGTGCCCCAGCTGGAAATGTGGGGTTTCGCAAAAAACCTGACCAAGTTGAGCGATGTGATGTATGTTGCCGTCGAAAGTGGCCACCCATCCGCACGACTACTGCTCGATATTTATCACATGTTCAAAGGAGGGTCGAGCATCGACAGCCTTCCGCTGATCGGAAAACCCGCGATCGAGGTGTTTCACGTTAATGACTACCCGGCTAACCTAACGCGTCAGGCCATTGGCGATGCTGATCGGGTGTATCCCGGCGATGGCGTTGCACCTATCCAGGAGACGCTGAAACGGATCAAAGACCCCAATAAATCCATCGTGCTGTCACTGGAAGTTTTCAACAAAAACTACTATGCGCAGGACGCACTGACGGTTGCCAAAACGTCGATGGAGAAGATGAAAAAGATGATCGCTGGGGTATAG
- a CDS encoding App1 family protein has product MTTWKDFLVSASADAENQFDRLKNRLAKRLDAKKPYKLVYYRGFGSPTAVWITGRVLRERDLSTPSDNDTFWQNLLATYQRFESDEVPNVTVRVDAFDESYTTTTDKEGYFELTINPPDDLPPGRAWFPVRYALDDVVQPNGEAVVKEGHLMISPLYSQFGVISDIDDTVLVTGATNLLQTARLTFLGNAYTRLPFAGVAAFYRALQSGPITTLFNPIYFVSSSPWNLYDLLVDFFRIQGIPKGPILLRDFSFSAKLLSSQSHHTHKLAMIRKVLDVNPQLPFVLIGDSGQQDPEIYTQVVRENPGRIRAIYIRDVTEEQRDESVRELIRTAEAFNVPMLLVPDTVEAAEHAASLGLIDPDTIPEIRADRRADKE; this is encoded by the coding sequence ATGACTACCTGGAAAGATTTCTTAGTAAGCGCATCCGCCGACGCCGAAAACCAGTTCGACCGGCTTAAAAACCGTCTTGCCAAGCGCCTTGACGCGAAAAAACCATACAAACTTGTCTACTATCGCGGCTTTGGGAGTCCGACTGCCGTTTGGATTACGGGGCGGGTCCTGCGCGAACGGGATCTCAGCACACCCAGCGACAACGACACGTTCTGGCAGAATTTATTGGCGACATACCAGCGGTTTGAGAGTGATGAAGTACCCAACGTAACTGTTCGGGTCGATGCCTTTGACGAGTCGTATACCACAACAACTGACAAAGAGGGCTATTTCGAGCTAACGATCAATCCGCCGGATGATCTGCCGCCGGGTCGGGCGTGGTTCCCGGTCCGGTATGCGCTGGACGACGTTGTGCAGCCCAATGGCGAAGCGGTCGTTAAAGAGGGTCATCTGATGATTTCGCCCCTGTACAGCCAGTTTGGTGTTATTTCGGATATTGACGATACCGTTCTGGTAACCGGCGCAACAAATCTGTTGCAAACTGCCCGACTGACATTCCTGGGTAATGCGTATACCCGGCTTCCCTTCGCGGGGGTGGCGGCTTTTTACCGGGCTTTACAAAGCGGACCGATCACGACGCTGTTCAATCCAATCTACTTTGTGTCGAGCAGTCCGTGGAATCTGTATGATCTGCTGGTCGATTTTTTCCGGATTCAGGGCATTCCGAAAGGGCCCATTTTACTACGCGATTTCAGCTTTAGTGCCAAACTCCTTTCGTCGCAATCGCATCATACGCACAAACTGGCCATGATCCGAAAAGTACTGGATGTGAACCCGCAGTTGCCTTTCGTGCTCATCGGTGACAGTGGTCAGCAGGACCCGGAAATTTATACGCAGGTCGTTCGGGAGAATCCGGGGCGGATTCGGGCTATCTACATTCGCGATGTAACGGAAGAGCAGCGGGATGAGTCCGTTCGCGAACTGATCCGAACCGCCGAAGCGTTCAACGTCCCGATGCTGCTCGTTCCTGACACGGTTGAAGCCGCCGAACATGCAGCCTCACTGGGCCTGATCGATCCGGATACCATTCCGGAGATTCGCGCCGACCGACGGGCGGATAAGGAATGA
- a CDS encoding Rid family detoxifying hydrolase — translation MSKQIVYTEQAPAPIGPYSQAVKVQPASAAGMLFVSGQVAIDLAPLGDIQAETQKVMENIGAILKAADMDYTHIVKSSIFVKDMNNFAAINEVYGRFFTSEPPARETVEVARLPKDVNVEISVIAIQ, via the coding sequence ATGAGCAAACAAATTGTTTATACGGAGCAGGCTCCCGCGCCGATCGGGCCTTATAGTCAGGCAGTAAAAGTGCAGCCAGCGTCTGCTGCGGGCATGTTGTTCGTATCGGGTCAGGTCGCGATCGATCTGGCACCGTTGGGCGATATTCAGGCCGAAACGCAGAAAGTAATGGAAAATATCGGCGCTATCTTGAAAGCCGCCGACATGGATTATACCCACATCGTTAAGTCCAGTATTTTCGTGAAAGACATGAATAATTTCGCGGCTATCAACGAAGTATACGGTCGATTCTTCACCAGCGAACCGCCTGCTCGCGAGACGGTGGAAGTAGCCCGTCTGCCCAAAGATGTGAATGTTGAAATTTCAGTTATCGCTATTCAATGA
- a CDS encoding TIGR04282 family arsenosugar biosynthesis glycosyltransferase codes for MAENHLIIFVKNPIAGQVKTRIAQTVGDGRAVEVYRHLLQYTQQITNPLPVHKVVYYGDFVNQADDWNNANYEKRQQLGQDLGERMLHAFREQFDAGADRVVIIGSDCLTLTTDHIERAFDALTVADVVIGPATDGGYYLLGTKQLYPFLFDNMPWSQPELCQLTKLAILQRDLTVELLDELTDIDEWADYQRAIQ; via the coding sequence ATGGCCGAAAATCACCTCATTATCTTCGTGAAAAATCCCATTGCCGGGCAGGTTAAAACGCGCATTGCCCAAACCGTTGGTGATGGGCGGGCCGTTGAGGTGTACCGGCATTTGCTCCAGTATACGCAACAGATTACGAACCCTTTACCCGTCCATAAGGTCGTTTATTACGGCGATTTCGTTAACCAAGCCGACGACTGGAACAATGCCAACTATGAGAAACGACAGCAACTCGGTCAGGACCTGGGAGAACGTATGCTACATGCTTTCCGGGAGCAATTTGACGCGGGTGCTGATCGGGTCGTGATCATTGGCAGCGATTGCCTGACACTAACCACCGACCACATCGAACGGGCATTCGACGCCCTGACGGTAGCAGATGTCGTCATCGGACCGGCAACGGATGGTGGGTATTATTTACTGGGTACGAAGCAATTGTACCCGTTTTTGTTTGACAACATGCCCTGGAGTCAACCCGAACTTTGCCAGTTGACCAAACTGGCCATTTTACAACGTGACCTGACAGTCGAGTTGCTGGATGAATTGACGGACATTGACGAGTGGGCCGATTACCAACGAGCTATTCAATGA